The following coding sequences lie in one Lolium perenne isolate Kyuss_39 chromosome 2, Kyuss_2.0, whole genome shotgun sequence genomic window:
- the LOC127328912 gene encoding zinc finger A20 and AN1 domain-containing stress-associated protein 10-like, whose product MAARQLTGGAAPCASGCGFFGNPATRSLCSKCYVERQQLDLVAFDEAIKSSLPSLTINPTKELCEASRKKAGLQGFRCPCGGAYCITAPGATTPAPMRACLAARRPSWRRLESTSIFSG is encoded by the coding sequence ATGGCGGCGAGGCAGCTGACCGGCGGCGCGGCCCCGTGCGCTAGCGGCTGTGGCTTCTTCGGCAACCCGGCGACCCGCAGCCTCTGCTCCAAGTGCTACGTGGAGCGGCAGCAGCTCGATTTGGTGGCCTTCGACGAAGCCATCAAGTCCAGCCTCCCGTCGCTCACCATCAACCCGACGAAAGAGTTATGCGAGGCGAGCCGGAAGAAGGCGGGGCTGCAAGGTTTCAGGTGTCCCTGCGGCGGCGCATACTGCATTACCGCGCCGGGCGCCACCACGCCGGCGCCCATGAGAGCGTGCTTGGCTGCGAGGCGGCCGTCCTGGAGGAGGCTGGAATCAACGAGTATCTTCTCCGGATGA